One genomic segment of Erythrolamprus reginae isolate rEryReg1 chromosome 2, rEryReg1.hap1, whole genome shotgun sequence includes these proteins:
- the SLC25A19 gene encoding mitochondrial thiamine pyrophosphate carrier isoform X1: protein MLCFLFVKGTSPNRLGCALKFLRRPPSIRVLCLRCRVPGRGRAWRAKPEDLVGMVGYDPDSECSSLSTLKIAAAGSASGLVTRAMIGPFDVLKIRFQLQIEQLSSKNPHAKYHGIWQAAGKIFREEGITAFWKGHVPAQFLSVTYGAVQFVSFEFLTKLVHHGTAYDARDFTVHFICGGLSACAATVTVQPLDTLRTRLAAQGEPKIYRNLRHAVVSMYQKEGLLTFYRGLSPTIIAIVPYAGFQFSFYILLKRVYDWIAPSEEMKKGNIKNLVCGSCAGVLSKTLTYPFDLFKKRLQVGGFEQARAAFGQVRTYTSIMDCARKIILDEGPGGFFKGFSPSLLKAAFSTGFTFFWYEIFCNLLITMQDSRGSKKQKD from the exons ATGCTCTGTTTTCTCTTTGTAAAGGGCACTTCCCCCAACCGTCTCGGCTGTGCCTTGAAGTTCTTGCGGCGTCCGCCGTCGATCCGAGTCCTTTGCCTCCGGTGTCGGGTGCCCGGGCGGGGTCGTGCATGGAGAGCGAAGCCCGAAGACCTGGTAGGGATGGTTGGCTATGATCCGGATTCCGAGTGTAGCTCCCTTTCGACTCTGAAGATAGCCGCGGCAGGATCCGCTTCCGGATTGGTCACTCGGGCGATGATCGGCCCTTTTGATGTGCTGAAGATTCGCTTTCAG CTTCAGATAGAGCAGCTTTCCTCCAAAAATCCACATGCGAAGTATCATGGTATCTGGCAAGCTGCTGGTAAGATTTTTCGGGAGGAAGGGATCACTGCATTTTGGAAAGGCCATGTCCCCGCTCAATTTCTTTCCGTCACATATGGGGCTGTCCAG TTTGTCAGCTTTGAATTTCTGACAAAGCTGGTGCACCATGGCACAGCTTATGATGCCCGTGACTTCACCGTGCACTTTATCTGTGGCGGTCTCTCTGCTTGTGCTGCTACTGTGACAGTTCAGCCTCTTGACACATTGCGGACTCGCTTGGCTGCCCAAGGAGAACCAAAG ATTTACAGGAACCTCCGCCATGCTGTGGTCAGCATGTACCAAAAGGAAGGGCTGCTGACTTTCTATCGGGGGCTGAGCCCAACCATCATTGCCATTGTTCCTTATGCCGGCTTCCAGTTTTCCTTCTACATTCTCCTGAAGAGGGTGTACGACTGGATTGCTCCAAGTGAAGAGATGAAGAAAG GTAATATTAAAAACTTAGTGTGTGGCAGCTGTGCTGGTGTCCTCAGCAAAACCCTGACCTATCCGTTTGACCTGTTCAAGAAACGACTGCAAGTGGGTGGCTTTGAACAAGCCAGGGCAGCCTTTGGGCAG GTTCGAACATACACTAGCATCATGGACTGTGCCCGGAAGATAATCTTGGATGAGGGACCCGGAGGATTCTTTAAGGGCTTCTCCCCAAGCTTGTTGAAGGCAGCTTTCTCCACTGGCTTCACCTTCTTCTGGTACGAgatcttttgcaatcttctgataaCAATGCAAGACTCCCGTGGTTCCAAGAAGCAAAAAGACTAA
- the SLC25A19 gene encoding mitochondrial thiamine pyrophosphate carrier isoform X2, whose product MVGYDPDSECSSLSTLKIAAAGSASGLVTRAMIGPFDVLKIRFQLQIEQLSSKNPHAKYHGIWQAAGKIFREEGITAFWKGHVPAQFLSVTYGAVQFVSFEFLTKLVHHGTAYDARDFTVHFICGGLSACAATVTVQPLDTLRTRLAAQGEPKIYRNLRHAVVSMYQKEGLLTFYRGLSPTIIAIVPYAGFQFSFYILLKRVYDWIAPSEEMKKGNIKNLVCGSCAGVLSKTLTYPFDLFKKRLQVGGFEQARAAFGQVRTYTSIMDCARKIILDEGPGGFFKGFSPSLLKAAFSTGFTFFWYEIFCNLLITMQDSRGSKKQKD is encoded by the exons ATGGTTGGCTATGATCCGGATTCCGAGTGTAGCTCCCTTTCGACTCTGAAGATAGCCGCGGCAGGATCCGCTTCCGGATTGGTCACTCGGGCGATGATCGGCCCTTTTGATGTGCTGAAGATTCGCTTTCAG CTTCAGATAGAGCAGCTTTCCTCCAAAAATCCACATGCGAAGTATCATGGTATCTGGCAAGCTGCTGGTAAGATTTTTCGGGAGGAAGGGATCACTGCATTTTGGAAAGGCCATGTCCCCGCTCAATTTCTTTCCGTCACATATGGGGCTGTCCAG TTTGTCAGCTTTGAATTTCTGACAAAGCTGGTGCACCATGGCACAGCTTATGATGCCCGTGACTTCACCGTGCACTTTATCTGTGGCGGTCTCTCTGCTTGTGCTGCTACTGTGACAGTTCAGCCTCTTGACACATTGCGGACTCGCTTGGCTGCCCAAGGAGAACCAAAG ATTTACAGGAACCTCCGCCATGCTGTGGTCAGCATGTACCAAAAGGAAGGGCTGCTGACTTTCTATCGGGGGCTGAGCCCAACCATCATTGCCATTGTTCCTTATGCCGGCTTCCAGTTTTCCTTCTACATTCTCCTGAAGAGGGTGTACGACTGGATTGCTCCAAGTGAAGAGATGAAGAAAG GTAATATTAAAAACTTAGTGTGTGGCAGCTGTGCTGGTGTCCTCAGCAAAACCCTGACCTATCCGTTTGACCTGTTCAAGAAACGACTGCAAGTGGGTGGCTTTGAACAAGCCAGGGCAGCCTTTGGGCAG GTTCGAACATACACTAGCATCATGGACTGTGCCCGGAAGATAATCTTGGATGAGGGACCCGGAGGATTCTTTAAGGGCTTCTCCCCAAGCTTGTTGAAGGCAGCTTTCTCCACTGGCTTCACCTTCTTCTGGTACGAgatcttttgcaatcttctgataaCAATGCAAGACTCCCGTGGTTCCAAGAAGCAAAAAGACTAA